In Levilactobacillus brevis, one DNA window encodes the following:
- a CDS encoding BRCT domain-containing protein, whose translation MLDLKNCEIAFTGRLTTMTRQQAFSLAQVLGAKPQNWVTKQTDYLVVGLIETVLGEEPITKKLLTGTPTISERDFLDWCQARLVQWSRSLGG comes from the coding sequence ATGCTTGATTTAAAAAATTGTGAGATTGCTTTTACCGGTCGCTTAACAACCATGACTCGGCAACAAGCTTTTAGCTTGGCACAAGTCTTGGGGGCAAAGCCACAAAATTGGGTGACGAAACAGACGGATTATTTAGTGGTTGGGTTAATTGAGACGGTTTTAGGTGAGGAGCCGATCACAAAAAAGTTATTGACGGGAACGCCAACGATTTCAGAACGGGATTTTTTGGACTGGTGTCAGGCACGATTGGTGCAATGGTCTAGGAGTTTAGGCGGTTAA